The following proteins come from a genomic window of Anaerobutyricum hallii:
- a CDS encoding JAB domain-containing protein has protein sequence MSDRLKQVAIRLVEQPPLYSETPMDGPEAAVRVMHDLLADMDREVFCIVNLQSDLRPINMNIVSVGALDHTIAHPREIFKSAILSNASRILLAHNHPSGVLTPSNEDIQTTARIQEAGELMGIPLVDHIIVAKGQEYYSFKEKDVPPLPGASLVRKLDELYFAGDKTEEEKEYPLLREGEGKGAEKAGTATIPLPVSGKDMKSILASLEEGVKGIFTGERYAEFLKTMSRFHRYSFQNTLLIAMQRPDATLVAGYRKWQSMGRQVRRGEKGITIVAPAPVKRKREQDVSVQNESPVPDGEGKEEEAETVIPRFKAATVFDIGQTEGRPVETLEPEELTDAVKDHDLFLKAIRELSPVPIRMDEIEGQAKGFYDTGAREIVVQKGMSESQTIKTAVHETCHAMLHDRETMEKEGVQKDQMTREIEAESVAYCVCSAFRIDTSGYSFPYIAGWSSGRDMKELKASMDTIRETAGKLIDGLSEKLRLFLAEEKQQAMEEDRDQGLFLLEDIGRTLEAAKENNRYVKDSLKQLGIRQEGKPKEVPGVRPEQKRKEHKTEKAIGR, from the coding sequence ATGTCAGACAGACTTAAGCAGGTTGCGATACGCCTGGTCGAACAGCCGCCATTATACAGCGAGACCCCGATGGACGGTCCGGAAGCCGCGGTCCGGGTGATGCATGACCTCCTTGCGGATATGGACCGGGAGGTCTTCTGCATCGTGAACCTGCAGAGTGACTTAAGGCCGATCAACATGAACATCGTATCCGTCGGGGCACTGGACCACACGATCGCCCATCCGCGGGAGATCTTTAAATCGGCCATCCTGTCAAATGCCAGCAGGATTCTCCTGGCCCATAATCATCCCTCCGGTGTCCTTACCCCTTCCAATGAGGACATCCAGACCACCGCAAGGATACAGGAGGCAGGAGAACTGATGGGGATCCCGCTCGTTGACCATATCATCGTGGCAAAGGGACAGGAATATTATTCGTTTAAAGAAAAAGACGTACCGCCCCTTCCCGGGGCAAGTCTGGTCCGGAAGCTGGATGAGCTGTATTTTGCAGGTGACAAAACGGAGGAGGAAAAAGAGTATCCTCTTCTCAGGGAAGGGGAGGGGAAGGGAGCGGAAAAGGCCGGGACCGCCACGATCCCCCTCCCGGTATCCGGGAAAGACATGAAGAGCATCCTGGCATCGCTCGAAGAAGGGGTGAAGGGGATCTTTACCGGTGAGCGGTATGCTGAATTTCTTAAGACCATGTCCCGGTTCCACCGCTATTCCTTCCAGAACACACTGCTGATCGCCATGCAGCGCCCGGATGCGACTCTCGTGGCAGGATACCGGAAGTGGCAGTCCATGGGAAGGCAGGTCCGCAGAGGGGAGAAAGGGATCACGATCGTTGCCCCGGCCCCGGTAAAGAGAAAACGGGAACAGGACGTCTCCGTCCAGAACGAGAGTCCTGTCCCTGACGGGGAGGGAAAGGAGGAGGAAGCAGAGACCGTCATCCCACGGTTTAAAGCTGCCACAGTGTTTGACATCGGCCAGACAGAGGGGAGACCGGTCGAGACACTGGAACCGGAAGAACTGACGGATGCGGTAAAAGACCATGACCTGTTCTTAAAAGCTATACGGGAACTTTCCCCGGTGCCTATCCGGATGGATGAGATCGAAGGGCAGGCAAAGGGATTTTATGACACGGGAGCCAGAGAGATCGTGGTCCAAAAAGGGATGAGCGAAAGCCAGACTATCAAGACGGCCGTCCATGAGACCTGCCACGCCATGCTCCATGACAGGGAAACGATGGAAAAAGAAGGGGTACAGAAGGACCAGATGACCCGGGAGATCGAGGCGGAATCGGTGGCGTACTGTGTATGCTCTGCCTTCCGGATCGATACCTCCGGATACAGTTTCCCCTACATTGCAGGATGGAGCAGTGGACGTGATATGAAGGAACTGAAAGCCTCCATGGACACGATCCGGGAGACGGCAGGGAAGCTGATCGACGGGCTGTCTGAAAAGCTGCGGCTGTTCCTTGCAGAAGAAAAACAGCAGGCCATGGAAGAAGACCGGGACCAGGGCCTTTTCCTTCTTGAAGACATCGGAAGGACTCTGGAAGCAGCAAAAGAGAATAACCGGTATGTAAAGGATTCCCTGAAACAGCTGGGGATCCGGCAGGAGGGAAAGCCAAAGGAGGTGCCGGGCGTCAGGCCGGAACAAAAAAGAAAAGAGCACAAAACAGAGAAGGCCATTGGGAGATGA
- a CDS encoding DUF5688 family protein: MLDRYDFFEYVKNNIRDYLPPSYEDAEITITQIPKHNDAIQTSLTIKMPGERFTPNISMEPLYGMYRDGYSMDRCTGFLADAFIEHGILSREQRRSMESIFDYESVKGNLQVLLCDPEDNRRVLQGTVYNRFGDYAATYCITIPGQDGEISSIRVTEDLLYYWQIDKETLHRDALEADRKRGPFLLEVNESNLFLASNGFEMENLLKGDRKLDMNDGMPHTFALTTEDKINGAGMILQEDVMKKTAEVLGRDYFVLPSSIHETIIVPVTGNISVRDLTGMVQQMNETEIDPSIRLSDKVLHYDPEGAYLENAATWEMRAGRAPKKELSDVSRNMQDIVRMCAGSKGAYIALEKYSMPLGRLKAFQIESSLHGLMQYMDFEKEGYDVVCDTRLAECFDLSPEKLKGTEQEQRKQQLKQEEKRIVL, encoded by the coding sequence ATGCTTGACCGATACGATTTTTTTGAATATGTGAAAAACAATATCAGGGATTATCTTCCGCCATCCTATGAGGATGCAGAGATCACCATCACACAGATCCCGAAACACAATGATGCGATACAAACATCCCTTACCATTAAAATGCCCGGGGAAAGGTTCACACCGAACATCAGCATGGAACCACTGTATGGGATGTACCGGGATGGATATTCCATGGACAGATGCACCGGCTTTCTTGCAGATGCTTTTATTGAACACGGCATACTCTCCAGAGAACAGCGAAGGAGCATGGAATCGATCTTTGATTATGAAAGTGTAAAAGGAAACCTGCAGGTACTTCTGTGTGACCCGGAAGACAACCGGAGGGTGCTGCAGGGCACGGTATACAACCGGTTTGGCGATTATGCCGCCACTTACTGTATCACGATCCCGGGACAGGATGGCGAGATCTCAAGTATCCGGGTAACAGAAGATCTCCTGTACTACTGGCAGATCGATAAAGAGACCCTTCACAGGGATGCCCTGGAAGCGGACAGGAAAAGAGGCCCGTTCCTGCTCGAAGTAAATGAATCAAACCTGTTCCTTGCATCGAACGGATTTGAAATGGAAAATCTCCTGAAAGGAGACCGGAAGCTGGATATGAATGACGGGATGCCCCATACATTTGCCCTGACTACGGAAGACAAGATAAATGGAGCCGGGATGATCCTGCAGGAAGATGTCATGAAAAAGACGGCGGAAGTCCTCGGCAGGGATTATTTCGTTCTCCCTTCTTCGATACACGAAACGATCATCGTGCCGGTGACTGGGAATATATCCGTCAGAGACCTTACTGGGATGGTGCAGCAGATGAATGAGACAGAGATCGATCCGTCCATCCGTCTGTCCGACAAAGTCCTCCATTATGATCCGGAAGGAGCTTATCTGGAAAATGCCGCCACCTGGGAGATGAGAGCAGGGAGAGCCCCGAAAAAAGAATTATCCGATGTAAGCCGGAACATGCAGGATATCGTAAGAATGTGTGCCGGTTCAAAAGGAGCCTACATTGCCCTGGAGAAATATTCCATGCCCCTTGGAAGACTGAAAGCCTTCCAGATCGAATCCAGCCTCCATGGACTTATGCAGTACATGGACTTTGAAAAGGAAGGATATGATGTGGTCTGTGATACCCGTCTTGCGGAGTGTTTCGACCTGTCCCCGGAAAAATTAAAGGGAACGGAACAGGAACAGAGAAAACAGCAACTTAAGCAGGAAGAAAAACGGATCGTTCTCTGA
- a CDS encoding DUF3784 domain-containing protein translates to MTLKDISSGPDWIILGVGIILAIFSIILLTGHGANLIAGYNTASKEEKDKYDAKKLSRVIGSGMVVITGLVFVMGIFENVLPVSFATVSLIIVIIDIVIMLVIANTVCKK, encoded by the coding sequence ATGACATTAAAAGATATAAGTAGCGGTCCTGATTGGATTATATTGGGCGTTGGCATTATCTTGGCTATATTTAGTATTATTCTTCTTACAGGACATGGTGCAAATCTGATAGCTGGATATAATACAGCAAGTAAGGAAGAAAAGGATAAGTACGATGCTAAGAAACTTAGTAGAGTCATTGGAAGTGGAATGGTCGTTATAACCGGTTTGGTGTTTGTTATGGGGATTTTTGAGAATGTATTGCCAGTATCGTTTGCTACGGTCTCTTTGATTATTGTTATAATAGATATTGTAATAATGCTTGTGATAGCAAATACTGTCTGTAAGAAGTAG
- a CDS encoding aspartate/glutamate racemase family protein, whose product MKTIGLIGGMSWESTVTYYQIVNKTIKQELGGLHSAKTLLYSVDFAEIEEYQANGEWEKSAEVLSEAAVNLQKAGADYIIICTNTMHKVAPEIQKHISIPIIHIAEATAEELKKNDISKVGLLGTKYTMTQEFYKNKLIDAGIDVVIPNREGVEIVNNIIYNELCLGIISEESKMKYLAIIDELEKNGAQGVILGCTEIGLLIQQKEVKLPVFDTTQIHATKAALLAIE is encoded by the coding sequence ATGAAAACAATTGGTTTAATAGGTGGAATGAGTTGGGAAAGTACAGTCACATATTATCAGATTGTAAATAAAACCATTAAACAGGAACTTGGTGGATTACATTCTGCAAAAACTCTTCTTTATAGTGTGGATTTTGCTGAAATAGAAGAATATCAGGCAAATGGAGAATGGGAAAAAAGTGCCGAAGTTTTGTCGGAAGCGGCGGTTAACCTTCAAAAAGCAGGTGCGGATTACATTATTATCTGTACGAATACAATGCACAAAGTTGCACCAGAAATTCAGAAACATATTTCAATTCCGATTATCCACATTGCTGAAGCGACAGCAGAGGAATTAAAGAAAAATGATATTTCCAAAGTGGGGTTGCTTGGTACAAAATATACTATGACTCAGGAATTCTATAAAAACAAGTTGATTGACGCAGGTATTGATGTGGTAATCCCAAATCGGGAGGGAGTCGAAATTGTTAATAATATCATATACAATGAGTTATGTCTTGGAATTATTTCTGAGGAATCAAAGATGAAATATCTTGCTATTATTGATGAACTTGAAAAAAATGGTGCTCAAGGGGTGATTTTGGGTTGCACTGAAATTGGTTTGCTGATTCAGCAGAAGGAAGTAAAATTGCCAGTGTTTGATACGACTCAGATTCATGCGACCAAAGCAGCTTTACTTGCTATTGAATAA
- the mobC gene encoding plasmid mobilization relaxosome protein MobC — MGRDKTFLIRFTEEEFALLEEYAEKDAATHTKKTKEKNISAYIRKCIFSSARQPWELKKELKELSYQVRKIGVNINQAVTKINSGYGSPSDIRMLQQCLADVENRVKGVEMQIEKNYGDNETHAHQSG, encoded by the coding sequence ATGGGGAGGGACAAGACATTTCTCATCCGTTTTACGGAAGAAGAATTCGCCCTGCTGGAGGAGTATGCCGAAAAAGATGCCGCGACCCACACGAAAAAGACAAAGGAAAAAAATATCTCTGCTTACATCAGGAAATGTATCTTTTCTTCCGCCAGGCAGCCATGGGAGCTGAAAAAAGAATTAAAGGAACTCAGCTATCAGGTCCGGAAGATCGGCGTGAACATCAACCAGGCCGTCACAAAAATAAACAGCGGGTACGGCAGCCCCTCTGACATCCGGATGTTACAGCAGTGCCTGGCTGATGTGGAAAATAGGGTGAAGGGGGTGGAGATGCAGATCGAAAAAAACTATGGCGATAACGAAACTCATGCACATCAATCCGGATAA
- a CDS encoding DUF5688 family protein, protein MERKTGFEEFEENVKDRIKDYLPEKYEDAVIEIRRHEKINESYLGMCVWTGGNAASPVLNLEKYYALFQNGLTGMEDVIRRMADIVQENTILVDLSLVTDYSRIKENLFIRVCDAARNGELLKNIPHTRIDDLAVTYHILGSIDAGGMSSMTVTSQMMADLGITKEQLHQDAMENSPHLFPPMIENIGIMMRLIDMKTAGLGEEVINEVRKTMDQEMQIPMLVVTNREQINGASALFYPGILDQVAEMMGEGYFILPSSVHEWIAVPDREGLDASQMQAMIKDANQNAVTPDIQLGDAAYHYDPKEHVFEKASAYEERLKSREQDMKKEEKQKQKDNVIRLSL, encoded by the coding sequence ATGGAAAGAAAGACCGGATTTGAGGAATTTGAGGAAAACGTAAAGGACAGGATCAAAGACTATCTCCCGGAAAAGTATGAAGATGCTGTCATAGAGATCCGCCGCCATGAGAAAATAAATGAAAGCTATCTGGGAATGTGTGTGTGGACCGGAGGCAATGCGGCCTCCCCGGTCCTGAACCTGGAAAAGTACTATGCCCTGTTCCAGAACGGCCTGACCGGAATGGAAGATGTAATAAGACGCATGGCAGATATCGTACAGGAAAACACGATCCTGGTGGATCTCAGCCTCGTGACGGATTATAGCAGGATAAAAGAGAATCTTTTTATCCGGGTCTGTGATGCGGCACGCAACGGGGAGCTGCTCAAAAACATCCCGCATACCCGCATCGATGACCTGGCGGTCACCTATCATATCTTAGGGAGCATCGATGCAGGCGGCATGTCATCGATGACAGTGACCAGCCAGATGATGGCTGATCTTGGCATCACGAAAGAGCAGCTCCACCAGGATGCCATGGAAAACAGCCCGCACCTGTTCCCTCCTATGATAGAAAACATAGGTATCATGATGCGTCTCATCGATATGAAAACGGCAGGACTGGGGGAAGAGGTCATCAATGAAGTAAGGAAGACAATGGATCAGGAAATGCAGATCCCAATGCTCGTTGTCACGAACAGAGAACAAATAAACGGCGCTTCCGCCCTCTTTTATCCCGGCATCCTGGATCAGGTCGCAGAGATGATGGGGGAAGGTTATTTCATCCTTCCATCCTCAGTCCATGAATGGATCGCCGTCCCTGACCGGGAAGGGCTTGATGCCAGCCAGATGCAGGCAATGATAAAGGATGCCAATCAGAATGCAGTCACACCGGATATCCAGCTGGGGGATGCAGCATACCACTATGACCCGAAAGAGCATGTCTTTGAGAAAGCGTCTGCCTATGAGGAACGTCTTAAGAGCAGAGAACAGGATATGAAAAAAGAGGAGAAGCAGAAACAGAAGGATAACGTGATCCGCCTGTCACTGTAA
- a CDS encoding VirD4-like conjugal transfer protein, CD1115 family, with protein MTEKRKTPWKLFLLLLLLIEILAYYMGGLFLFGDLTLSNYKEKLAYIFMHPIHNWFNEKTPFAMGLALILWLMAVSYFITYYRDYHFDKEHGVAEWENIKRANKKLRDPDEDRNTYLSENIAIGFDALSNMNLLVIGGSGSYKTTSVLTPNLLRANCTNIILDIKGDLLKKHGRYLKEKGVTVKALNFKSPLESDRYNPFLYIRNDSDLIGLITNIQQSVKPPDAMQGEPFWEDGVGLYLQSMFEHEWLTSKEQGRRPTMNNILKLVNMEARKVDDEGTTELQQEMDNLASVYGDDYPPVRDYRKLKEGATETVRSIIIMVNAELRLFELPDVKRIFEDDDIDIPSLGLGVNGDPEKKTALFLVMRSGDTSYNLFINLFYTQLFRVLRDVADNECKGGKLPIHVRLWADEFYSGPKPADAEMLLGEIRSRNISMVPILQDVAQIKTLYPQEKWEIFTSNCAATIYLGSGPTAHSTHQWISDMLEDMTIDTRSESLGQGMHSNSNLQMSKAGIKLMTPGQVREMPKTDCILFIEGLKPIYDRKALPFYTQPWLESEKLAGEHGYTNPVRVIYNPKNRIYKTIRSEEKIKALTKREFEFFKEAEKTDTSIKTFEVDAEEFLYLNWHERPHPSDEELAAMVREMSKRDVSAMEAPPDVVKERERKSINNANRSEQKKSRNTVLKFSTKEKWDLSGSILDCLLRYADRLSEEELEEIIGGIEDGLSDQQIKEYFSLQDVEKMSQFRRMFRSVNRRNI; from the coding sequence ATGACTGAAAAACGGAAAACTCCCTGGAAATTATTTTTACTGCTTCTCCTGCTGATAGAGATCCTTGCCTATTACATGGGAGGACTTTTTTTATTTGGAGACCTTACTCTGTCCAATTATAAAGAAAAATTAGCCTATATTTTCATGCACCCGATCCATAACTGGTTCAATGAAAAGACACCGTTTGCCATGGGGCTTGCCCTGATCCTCTGGCTGATGGCCGTGTCTTATTTTATTACCTATTACCGGGATTATCATTTTGACAAGGAACATGGAGTAGCAGAGTGGGAAAATATCAAAAGGGCAAATAAGAAACTGCGTGATCCTGATGAGGACAGAAATACTTATCTCAGTGAGAACATTGCCATCGGATTTGATGCACTTTCCAATATGAATCTGTTGGTCATCGGTGGATCCGGGTCTTATAAAACAACGTCTGTCCTGACACCGAATCTGCTCCGGGCCAACTGTACCAATATCATTCTGGATATCAAAGGGGATCTTCTGAAAAAACATGGAAGGTATCTGAAGGAAAAGGGAGTGACAGTCAAGGCATTAAATTTTAAATCCCCACTGGAATCGGACCGGTACAATCCATTTTTATATATCAGGAATGATTCCGATCTGATCGGATTGATCACCAATATCCAGCAGTCGGTAAAACCTCCGGATGCCATGCAGGGAGAGCCTTTCTGGGAAGACGGGGTTGGCCTTTATCTCCAGTCCATGTTTGAACATGAATGGCTGACATCAAAGGAGCAGGGAAGAAGACCGACTATGAACAACATCCTGAAACTGGTTAATATGGAAGCCAGAAAAGTGGATGACGAAGGAACGACAGAACTGCAGCAGGAGATGGATAACCTGGCATCTGTTTATGGTGACGACTATCCTCCGGTGAGGGATTACCGCAAATTAAAAGAGGGGGCAACAGAAACGGTCCGTTCCATCATCATCATGGTAAATGCGGAGCTTCGGCTGTTTGAACTTCCTGATGTAAAGAGGATCTTTGAAGATGATGATATTGATATTCCATCCCTGGGATTGGGGGTAAATGGTGATCCGGAGAAAAAAACTGCCCTGTTTCTTGTCATGCGTTCCGGTGACACATCTTATAATCTGTTCATCAATCTGTTTTATACCCAGCTGTTCCGGGTACTCAGGGATGTGGCTGACAATGAATGCAAAGGTGGAAAACTGCCGATCCATGTGCGTCTCTGGGCAGATGAATTTTATAGCGGTCCAAAGCCTGCAGATGCAGAAATGCTGTTGGGTGAAATACGAAGCAGGAACATCTCTATGGTGCCGATCTTACAGGATGTAGCACAGATCAAAACATTATATCCCCAGGAAAAATGGGAGATATTCACCTCAAACTGTGCTGCCACGATCTATCTGGGTTCTGGGCCTACTGCCCATTCCACCCACCAGTGGATCTCGGATATGTTAGAAGATATGACCATTGATACCCGTTCGGAAAGCCTGGGACAGGGGATGCACAGCAATTCCAATCTGCAGATGTCAAAGGCTGGGATAAAGCTGATGACACCAGGTCAGGTCCGAGAGATGCCAAAAACAGACTGTATCCTTTTTATCGAAGGATTAAAACCGATTTATGACAGAAAAGCCCTGCCTTTTTACACGCAGCCATGGCTGGAATCGGAGAAACTGGCAGGAGAACATGGATATACCAATCCGGTCCGGGTAATCTATAATCCAAAGAACCGTATCTATAAAACTATCCGGTCCGAAGAAAAGATCAAAGCACTGACCAAAAGAGAGTTTGAATTTTTTAAAGAAGCGGAAAAAACAGATACTTCTATCAAAACTTTTGAAGTAGATGCTGAAGAATTTCTTTATCTGAACTGGCACGAGCGGCCACATCCTTCGGATGAGGAGCTGGCAGCAATGGTACGGGAAATGTCAAAAAGGGATGTAAGTGCCATGGAGGCTCCTCCGGACGTGGTAAAGGAACGAGAGCGGAAGTCCATAAATAATGCAAATCGGAGTGAACAGAAGAAAAGCAGAAATACTGTACTGAAATTCAGTACAAAAGAGAAATGGGATTTATCCGGAAGCATTTTGGACTGCTTGCTGCGGTATGCCGATCGATTATCAGAGGAAGAGTTGGAAGAAATTATAGGTGGTATTGAAGATGGATTATCCGATCAGCAGATAAAAGAATATTTTTCACTACAGGATGTAGAAAAAATGAGCCAGTTCCGAAGAATGTTCCGAAGTGTAAATCGAAGAAATATATAG
- a CDS encoding HEPN domain-containing protein, translating to MRLFKTLGNTLSYEDVVQLDGAFSVAHLNYDKSPMFNGSDCRSLAKDSRSNSLSSQDKIENVIECIDSFDGTEKNFKKNDRILLWKNYWMEYINAFDKLMDSLPHSVVTIFVGRQAIEIGFKYLLLKKTGQINRKHDLGELADLFFKEYEINESYMEWVDVFCKKYCMYIEGGNDEYFRYPEYKKNTYFAGNRLDIKWLSNNFALILLKLIHFAELDTEM from the coding sequence ATGAGATTATTTAAGACATTGGGAAATACTTTGAGTTACGAAGATGTTGTACAGCTTGATGGCGCATTCTCGGTTGCCCACCTGAATTATGATAAATCACCGATGTTTAATGGATCTGATTGTAGAAGTCTGGCAAAAGATTCAAGAAGCAATAGTTTATCATCTCAAGATAAAATTGAAAATGTTATTGAATGTATAGATTCCTTTGATGGAACAGAAAAAAATTTCAAAAAGAATGACCGAATATTATTATGGAAAAATTATTGGATGGAATATATAAATGCTTTTGATAAACTTATGGATTCTTTGCCGCATTCGGTAGTTACAATTTTTGTTGGCAGACAGGCAATTGAAATTGGTTTTAAGTATTTATTGCTTAAAAAAACTGGGCAAATAAATAGAAAACATGATTTAGGAGAATTAGCTGATTTATTCTTTAAAGAGTATGAAATTAATGAGAGTTACATGGAATGGGTGGATGTGTTTTGTAAAAAATATTGTATGTATATTGAAGGTGGAAATGATGAGTATTTTAGATATCCGGAGTATAAAAAAAACACATATTTTGCAGGCAACCGGTTAGACATAAAATGGTTGTCTAATAATTTCGCTTTGATATTATTAAAGTTAATTCACTTTGCTGAGTTAGACACTGAAATGTAA
- a CDS encoding relaxase/mobilization nuclease domain-containing protein, which translates to MAITKLMHINPDKRGGTGHLKNSLRYILNPEKTENGYLVGGNAGNDPEEIFRVMMETKKEWGKTDKRQGYHFVISFKPGEVTSDQAFLVLKEFCEEYLGEDYDYVFAIHTDQDHQHGHIIFNSVNRVSGYKYRYEKGDWEKFIQPVTDRICERYGISRLEFDQDRKAGRSYAEHDAEKKGRPTWTKIIQADIDFAVSRSQSWEEFLVQMKQLGYRIREGKHTTFIPPGAKKGRRDITLGEGYRKEDILKKISQETLRAETVKILSSRLEQSYEKGLEKYLTVTLTRYQIQRVKLFYRAGHYLEEKNPYAVSDRDIRKHAIHIQRLYEECRYILEHDIKDLDGLKSRMEGLKEREAGLKKRKGDRKQDPKKEQERKALLREIRKERRMAERMIEEDEKRRMPEKEKTREPKRR; encoded by the coding sequence ATGGCGATAACGAAACTCATGCACATCAATCCGGATAAGAGAGGGGGAACTGGACATCTGAAAAACAGCCTCCGGTATATCTTAAATCCGGAGAAAACGGAGAACGGATACCTGGTGGGAGGCAATGCCGGAAATGACCCGGAAGAGATCTTCCGGGTGATGATGGAGACAAAAAAAGAATGGGGAAAAACAGATAAGAGACAGGGATATCATTTCGTGATCTCGTTTAAGCCTGGGGAAGTCACTTCTGACCAGGCTTTTCTGGTCCTTAAGGAATTCTGCGAGGAATATCTGGGGGAAGATTACGACTATGTCTTTGCCATCCACACGGACCAGGACCACCAGCACGGGCATATCATCTTTAATTCCGTGAACCGGGTGAGCGGATATAAATACCGTTATGAAAAAGGTGACTGGGAAAAATTTATCCAGCCTGTCACGGACAGGATCTGTGAAAGATATGGGATCTCCAGGCTGGAGTTTGACCAGGATAGAAAGGCCGGGAGATCGTATGCAGAACATGATGCCGAAAAAAAGGGACGGCCCACCTGGACGAAGATCATACAGGCCGACATTGATTTTGCGGTCTCCCGTTCCCAGTCCTGGGAAGAGTTCCTCGTGCAGATGAAACAGCTCGGATACCGGATCAGAGAAGGAAAACATACCACCTTTATCCCGCCGGGTGCGAAAAAGGGAAGGAGGGACATCACATTAGGGGAGGGATACCGGAAGGAAGACATCCTAAAAAAGATATCACAGGAAACACTCCGGGCAGAGACGGTTAAGATCCTGTCCTCCAGGCTGGAACAGTCTTATGAAAAAGGCCTGGAAAAATATCTGACAGTCACACTGACACGGTATCAGATCCAGAGGGTGAAGCTGTTTTACCGGGCGGGCCATTATCTCGAAGAAAAAAATCCCTATGCGGTCTCTGACCGGGATATCAGAAAACATGCCATCCATATCCAGAGGCTGTATGAGGAATGCCGGTACATCCTGGAACATGATATCAAAGACCTGGATGGATTAAAAAGCCGGATGGAAGGATTGAAGGAAAGGGAGGCGGGACTGAAAAAACGAAAGGGGGACAGGAAACAGGATCCGAAGAAGGAGCAGGAGAGGAAAGCCCTCCTCCGGGAGATACGGAAAGAGAGGAGGATGGCAGAGCGGATGATAGAAGAGGATGAAAAGCGGAGGATGCCGGAAAAAGAAAAGACCAGAGAGCCAAAAAGGAGATGA
- a CDS encoding YodL domain-containing protein, whose protein sequence is METKQTDIRPKPAEDTENVEEKKDREFLNKREDCYAIYQIDGSGDRVFYHFMGMDYVTESGSMIRRQDYRMVYSDVLLQEDTLDSLYEKFNLHHPEDYTGYSLSVSDIIVIKKGDTAEAYYVDSIGFERLNGHPQTEGWYFSDPARTLSNAMELEAVGQEDLQKGKEHFRKEQLGQLIDEIETYLEMTDAINQYIRGFLSELGIDMDDLKEKKTGPKPEMKEKEQKPDKGFKM, encoded by the coding sequence ATGGAGACGAAGCAGACGGATATCCGCCCGAAACCGGCGGAGGATACAGAGAACGTGGAAGAGAAAAAAGACCGGGAGTTCCTTAATAAAAGGGAAGACTGCTATGCCATCTACCAGATCGACGGGAGCGGAGACCGGGTCTTCTATCATTTCATGGGAATGGATTACGTGACAGAATCCGGGAGCATGATCCGGAGACAGGATTACAGGATGGTGTACAGCGATGTCCTCTTACAGGAGGACACGCTGGACTCCTTATATGAGAAATTTAACCTGCATCATCCAGAAGACTATACAGGATATTCCCTTTCGGTCAGTGATATCATCGTCATAAAAAAAGGGGATACAGCAGAAGCCTATTATGTGGACAGCATCGGATTTGAACGATTGAACGGCCATCCCCAGACGGAAGGTTGGTATTTTTCTGATCCAGCACGGACACTGAGCAATGCCATGGAACTGGAGGCAGTCGGACAGGAAGACCTTCAGAAAGGGAAGGAGCATTTCCGGAAAGAGCAGCTTGGACAACTGATCGATGAGATCGAAACCTATCTGGAGATGACTGATGCCATCAACCAGTATATCCGGGGATTCTTAAGTGAACTGGGGATCGATATGGACGACTTAAAAGAAAAAAAGACAGGGCCAAAACCGGAGATGAAAGAAAAAGAGCAGAAACCGGACAAGGGCTTTAAGATGTGA